One part of the Parabacteroides distasonis ATCC 8503 genome encodes these proteins:
- the nqrE gene encoding NADH:ubiquinone reductase (Na(+)-transporting) subunit E produces MEQLLSTFVRSIFVDNMIFAYYLGMCSFVAVSKNVKTALGLGIAVTFVLFCTLPINYMLENYVLKEGALSWLGPEYAEVNLSFLAFIIFIAVIASFVQLVEMVVEKFSPSLYASLGIFLPLIAVNCAILGGSLFMQQKAFPNVGVATVYGLGSGIGWLLAIVGMAAIREKLSYSNVPNALKGLGITFIITGLMGMAFMCFSGLKI; encoded by the coding sequence ATGGAACAATTATTAAGCACATTCGTCCGCTCGATCTTCGTTGACAACATGATCTTCGCATACTATTTGGGTATGTGCTCTTTCGTGGCTGTCTCAAAGAACGTGAAGACCGCTTTAGGATTAGGTATAGCAGTGACATTCGTACTTTTCTGTACGTTGCCGATTAACTATATGCTTGAGAATTATGTATTGAAAGAAGGTGCGTTAAGTTGGTTAGGCCCGGAATATGCGGAGGTGAACCTTAGCTTCTTGGCGTTTATTATCTTTATCGCCGTTATCGCTTCTTTCGTGCAGTTGGTCGAGATGGTAGTCGAGAAATTCTCTCCGTCTTTGTATGCTTCCCTTGGTATCTTTTTGCCGCTGATCGCTGTAAACTGCGCTATCTTGGGTGGTTCTCTGTTTATGCAACAAAAGGCGTTCCCTAATGTAGGTGTCGCCACTGTTTATGGTTTAGGATCTGGTATCGGTTGGTTGCTGGCTATCGTAGGTATGGCGGCTATCCGTGAGAAATTGTCTTATTCAAATGTCCCCAATGCCTTGAAAGGCTTGGGTATTACTTTCATCATCACGGGTTTGATGGGTATGGCATTCATGTGTTTCTCTGGTCTGAAGATTTAA
- a CDS encoding NADH:ubiquinone reductase (Na(+)-transporting) subunit D encodes MGLLSEKNKEVLLGPLSANNPVVVQMLGICSALAVTSKLEPAIVMGISVTAVVAFANVIISLMRNTIPNRIRIIVQLVVVAALVTIVSEVLKAFAYDVNKQLSVFVGLIITNCILMGRLEAFALGNGPWESFLDGIGNGLGYAIILIIVGFFRELLGSGTLLGFQVIPQAFYDLGYVNNGLMILPPMALIVIAVIIWVHRAKNKELQEN; translated from the coding sequence ATGGGATTATTATCTGAAAAGAATAAAGAAGTTCTGTTAGGCCCGTTGAGCGCTAACAACCCGGTTGTCGTTCAGATGTTGGGTATTTGCTCTGCGTTGGCTGTAACATCAAAACTTGAGCCGGCCATCGTGATGGGTATCTCGGTGACGGCTGTCGTGGCTTTCGCTAACGTGATCATTTCATTGATGCGTAATACGATTCCGAACCGTATCCGTATTATCGTGCAATTGGTGGTAGTTGCCGCTTTGGTGACAATCGTTAGTGAGGTGTTGAAAGCTTTTGCTTATGACGTAAACAAACAGCTTTCCGTATTTGTCGGTTTGATCATTACGAACTGTATCTTGATGGGACGTCTGGAAGCGTTCGCCTTGGGTAACGGCCCATGGGAATCGTTCTTGGATGGCATAGGTAACGGTCTGGGATATGCGATTATTCTTATTATCGTAGGTTTCTTCCGTGAATTGCTGGGATCTGGTACCTTATTGGGTTTCCAAGTGATTCCGCAGGCATTCTATGATCTGGGTTACGTGAACAATGGTTTGATGATCTTGCCTCCGATGGCGTTGATCGTGATCGCTGTTATTATTTGGGTTCATCGTGCTAAGAACAAGGAACTTCAAGAAAATTAA
- the nqrC gene encoding NADH:ubiquinone reductase (Na(+)-transporting) subunit C, with amino-acid sequence MAKYKCKVCGYVHEGNKAPDTCPVCSAPASEFEEIKEEGAAKKGINRDSNVYTVVYAAVMVVLVAVVLAFTSQSLRSFQKQNEDNDKRQQILRSINVNVSSSEAETKYNELIKEAFLVNENGEKVEGDAFATDVVKAATEHQYPVFVANVDGQPKYIMALHGAGLWGPLWGYISVDSDKNTIYGADFSHQGETPGLGAEISKPVFSNEFKGKKIFMSGEFKSVAVVKPGKSVAGQDYVDGISGGTITSKGVDEMLFNSLSGYVKFLTSQN; translated from the coding sequence ATGGCTAAATATAAATGTAAGGTATGTGGCTATGTCCACGAGGGAAATAAGGCTCCTGACACTTGCCCGGTATGTTCCGCTCCTGCTTCCGAATTTGAGGAAATCAAGGAGGAGGGCGCCGCTAAGAAAGGCATAAACCGGGATAGCAATGTTTATACGGTTGTTTATGCGGCTGTGATGGTTGTGCTAGTGGCTGTCGTATTGGCGTTTACTTCACAATCATTGAGAAGTTTTCAGAAACAGAACGAGGATAACGATAAGAGACAACAAATTCTGCGTTCTATCAACGTAAATGTTTCTTCTTCTGAGGCTGAGACCAAGTACAACGAGTTGATCAAGGAAGCTTTCTTGGTAAACGAGAATGGTGAGAAGGTTGAAGGCGACGCTTTCGCTACGGATGTAGTTAAGGCTGCCACTGAGCATCAATATCCGGTTTTCGTCGCGAATGTAGATGGTCAACCGAAATATATCATGGCTTTGCATGGAGCAGGTCTTTGGGGTCCGTTATGGGGTTATATCTCTGTAGATAGTGATAAGAATACTATTTATGGTGCTGACTTCAGCCACCAAGGTGAAACTCCGGGTCTGGGAGCAGAGATCTCTAAACCGGTGTTCAGCAATGAGTTCAAAGGTAAGAAGATCTTCATGAGTGGAGAATTCAAGTCTGTCGCTGTTGTTAAGCCGGGTAAGAGCGTAGCGGGACAGGATTATGTAGACGGTATCTCAGGTGGTACAATTACCAGTAAAGGTGTGGATGAAATGTTATTCAACAGCTTGAGCGGTTATGTTAAATTTTTGACCTCACAAAATTAA
- a CDS encoding NADH:ubiquinone reductase (Na(+)-transporting) subunit B encodes MKALRNYLDKIKPNFEEGGKLAMFRSVFDGFETFLFVPNETSKTGVHIHDCIDSKRAMTVVIIALLPALLFGMYNVGYQHNLAVGADPGFLMTFIFGFLAVLPKIIVSYVVGLGIEFAVAQVKKEEIQEGFLVSGILIPMIVPVDTPLWMIAVATAFAVIFAKEVFGGTGYNIFNVALVTRAFLFFAYPAAMSGDQVFVRTADTFGIGAGQVVDGFSGATPLGQVAIAGKEMIGSFQAVDVLGNPISTWDAFIGLIPGSIGETSVLAILIGAVILLVTGIASWKTMVSVFVGGAFMSLIFNMVGTTVAMCVSPLDHLFLGGFAFGAVFMATDPVTSARTETGKYIYGFLVGAMAIIIRALNPGYPEGMMLAILLMNVFAPLIDYYVVEANISRRLKRVIK; translated from the coding sequence TTGAAAGCGTTAAGGAATTATCTCGACAAGATTAAGCCTAACTTTGAGGAAGGCGGAAAGCTGGCGATGTTCCGTTCTGTTTTTGACGGTTTCGAAACATTCTTATTTGTTCCGAACGAGACCTCTAAAACGGGCGTACATATTCATGACTGTATTGATTCAAAGCGTGCCATGACCGTGGTTATCATCGCTTTGTTGCCTGCTTTGCTTTTTGGTATGTATAATGTCGGTTATCAGCACAATTTAGCTGTGGGGGCTGATCCGGGATTTTTGATGACTTTTATTTTTGGATTTTTGGCGGTATTGCCTAAGATCATTGTTTCGTATGTGGTAGGTTTGGGTATAGAGTTCGCTGTCGCCCAAGTGAAGAAGGAAGAGATTCAAGAAGGATTCTTGGTTTCCGGTATCTTGATTCCGATGATCGTTCCGGTCGATACTCCGTTATGGATGATCGCCGTAGCTACTGCTTTCGCTGTTATTTTCGCGAAAGAGGTATTTGGTGGTACGGGATATAATATATTTAATGTAGCATTGGTTACACGTGCGTTCTTATTCTTCGCTTACCCGGCAGCAATGTCTGGTGATCAAGTGTTCGTTCGTACGGCTGATACGTTTGGTATTGGGGCTGGCCAAGTGGTTGACGGCTTTTCCGGAGCTACTCCGCTGGGACAAGTCGCTATCGCTGGTAAGGAGATGATCGGTTCTTTCCAAGCTGTTGACGTATTAGGCAACCCGATCTCTACTTGGGACGCGTTTATTGGTTTGATCCCGGGCTCTATCGGTGAGACTTCCGTATTGGCTATTTTGATCGGTGCGGTTATCTTGTTGGTTACGGGTATCGCAAGTTGGAAGACAATGGTTTCCGTGTTCGTGGGTGGTGCTTTCATGTCATTGATCTTTAATATGGTCGGTACAACGGTCGCTATGTGCGTATCTCCGCTGGATCACTTGTTCTTAGGTGGTTTCGCTTTTGGTGCCGTGTTCATGGCTACAGACCCTGTGACTTCCGCTCGTACGGAGACAGGTAAATATATCTATGGTTTCCTTGTAGGTGCTATGGCCATTATTATTCGTGCGTTGAACCCGGGTTATCCAGAGGGTATGATGCTCGCTATCCTGTTGATGAACGTGTTCGCTCCGCTGATCGACTATTATGTTGTGGAAGCTAATATCTCTCGCAGATTGAAACGTGTAATAAAATAA
- a CDS encoding Na(+)-translocating NADH-quinone reductase subunit A encodes MANVIKIKKGLDINLKGKASDVLLNGGKSESYAIVPDYYNGILPKVVAKVGEKVKAGSVLMIDKNRPEIKFVSPVSGEVTAVNRGEKRKVLSIVVKPDAQIEYEEFGKKNVASLQGAEVKEVLLNAGMWPFIKQRPYDIVAAPLDTPRDIFVSAFYSAPLAPNFDFIVKGQEADFQTGLNALAKLTNGKVYVGVRSGSVVSGMKGVEIVEVEGPHPAANVGVQINHIKPVNKGEVVWTVNPADVIVIGRLFNKGVADFSRMVAITGSETTERGYVKTISGCTIKSLVNGKVLGQEHIRIISGNVLTGTKVNMDGYLGAYDNQITVIPEGDETHEFLGFAMPRFNQFSASHSYFSWLGTSKEYVIDARIKGGKRAMIMSNEYDKVFPMDIYPEYLLKAIIAFDIDKMENLGIYEVAPEDFALCEFVDTSKIELQKIVRDGLNLLYKEMN; translated from the coding sequence ATGGCAAATGTGATTAAGATTAAAAAGGGTTTAGACATTAATCTGAAGGGCAAAGCTTCGGATGTACTGTTAAACGGCGGCAAGAGCGAGTCTTACGCGATCGTCCCCGATTATTATAACGGTATTCTCCCCAAAGTTGTTGCGAAAGTAGGAGAAAAAGTCAAAGCCGGTTCTGTACTGATGATTGACAAGAACCGCCCCGAGATCAAGTTTGTTTCGCCGGTCAGTGGCGAGGTAACTGCCGTAAACCGAGGAGAGAAGCGTAAGGTGCTAAGCATCGTTGTGAAGCCGGATGCGCAGATCGAGTATGAGGAGTTCGGTAAGAAGAACGTAGCATCCCTACAGGGAGCAGAGGTGAAAGAGGTACTTCTGAACGCTGGTATGTGGCCGTTTATCAAGCAACGCCCATACGATATCGTTGCCGCTCCATTAGATACTCCGCGTGATATCTTCGTTTCGGCTTTTTACTCCGCTCCGTTGGCTCCAAACTTCGATTTTATCGTAAAAGGTCAGGAGGCTGATTTCCAGACTGGATTAAACGCCCTAGCTAAATTAACGAATGGAAAAGTGTATGTGGGTGTAAGAAGTGGTTCTGTCGTGAGCGGAATGAAAGGTGTGGAGATCGTGGAAGTAGAAGGTCCGCATCCCGCAGCGAACGTTGGCGTGCAGATCAATCATATCAAGCCCGTTAACAAGGGTGAGGTAGTTTGGACGGTTAATCCGGCAGACGTGATCGTTATCGGACGTTTGTTCAACAAGGGTGTCGCCGATTTCAGCCGTATGGTTGCTATTACCGGTTCCGAGACTACCGAGAGAGGCTACGTTAAAACGATTTCAGGTTGTACGATTAAGAGCTTGGTTAACGGTAAAGTGTTAGGACAGGAACATATCCGTATTATCAGCGGTAATGTTTTGACAGGTACCAAGGTGAATATGGATGGTTACCTAGGCGCTTATGATAACCAGATCACCGTGATTCCGGAAGGTGATGAGACGCATGAGTTCTTAGGTTTCGCTATGCCTCGTTTCAACCAGTTCAGCGCTAGCCATAGTTACTTTAGCTGGTTAGGTACTAGCAAGGAATATGTGATCGACGCCCGTATCAAAGGTGGTAAACGTGCCATGATCATGTCTAATGAATACGATAAGGTGTTTCCGATGGATATCTATCCGGAGTATTTGTTGAAAGCGATCATTGCGTTCGATATCGACAAGATGGAGAACTTAGGTATCTATGAGGTGGCTCCCGAGGACTTCGCTCTTTGCGAGTTCGTGGACACTTCCAAGATCGAGTTGCAAAAGATCGTTCGCGACGGATTGAACCTGTTGTATAAGGAAATGAATTAA
- a CDS encoding DUF5103 domain-containing protein has protein sequence MKVFKILFLLLITVLVPLNAQVTYFTNVSDKQIKTLQVKVAGEMFSDPFIELGGENRIEVNFDAFNPGFGRYAYNLVHCNADWTQSNLSPIEYMNGFQGSTIEDFANAMGTTVQYTNYRLLFPNDDVQPKVSGNYALQVYNEDDPSQIVFTACFSIFEPMVSVAATVSGNTDIDTNQSHQQVSFAINNKNFPITYPQTDLKIWVYQNNRRDNAVTGLQPMTILENQISYTNNQNLIFPAGNEYRRMEFLSNKYNGMHVESISFHNPYYHVELMTDYRRDQLSYQYDQDQDGRFFIRCSNCNDPDTEADYYIVHFTLAMDLIPDGNVYLNGELYNNVLDEKSKMGYNPETHQYEKSVLLKQGSYNYQYLFVPNGQTVGQTGPIEGNFFQTENEYSIYVYYCPMGARYDRLIGVTSIRNTMPVL, from the coding sequence ATGAAAGTTTTTAAAATCCTATTTCTGCTGCTTATCACGGTTTTAGTACCGTTGAACGCTCAAGTGACTTACTTCACCAACGTTAGCGATAAGCAAATAAAGACCCTCCAAGTGAAGGTTGCCGGCGAGATGTTCTCCGATCCATTCATTGAACTGGGCGGTGAAAACCGTATCGAAGTTAATTTCGATGCTTTTAATCCGGGCTTCGGGCGATACGCCTATAATCTGGTTCATTGCAACGCCGATTGGACGCAATCGAATCTTTCCCCGATTGAGTATATGAATGGTTTCCAAGGGAGCACGATCGAGGATTTCGCCAATGCGATGGGTACTACGGTGCAATACACCAACTACCGATTACTTTTCCCAAACGATGACGTTCAACCGAAGGTCTCGGGGAATTATGCCTTGCAAGTATATAACGAGGATGATCCCTCCCAGATCGTATTTACCGCTTGCTTTTCTATTTTCGAGCCGATGGTTAGTGTCGCCGCTACGGTGAGCGGAAATACGGATATCGATACCAATCAGTCACACCAACAAGTCAGCTTTGCGATCAATAACAAGAATTTCCCCATCACCTATCCTCAGACCGACTTGAAAATCTGGGTTTATCAGAATAACCGCAGGGATAATGCCGTAACAGGTCTTCAGCCTATGACTATTTTAGAAAACCAGATCTCTTATACGAACAATCAGAACTTGATCTTTCCCGCAGGAAACGAATATCGCCGTATGGAATTTTTGAGCAACAAATACAATGGCATGCACGTAGAAAGTATCTCGTTCCATAATCCATACTACCATGTAGAGTTGATGACGGACTATCGGCGTGACCAATTATCGTATCAATACGATCAAGACCAAGACGGCCGTTTTTTCATCCGTTGCAGTAATTGTAACGACCCGGATACGGAAGCGGACTATTACATCGTTCACTTTACCCTCGCCATGGACTTAATTCCCGATGGAAACGTGTATTTGAACGGCGAATTATATAATAATGTATTGGACGAGAAAAGTAAGATGGGCTATAATCCGGAGACGCATCAATACGAGAAATCCGTCTTACTGAAACAAGGCAGTTACAACTATCAGTACCTCTTTGTCCCTAACGGACAGACCGTAGGACAGACCGGCCCTATCGAGGGTAATTTCTTCCAGACGGAGAACGAATATAGCATTTACGTCTATTATTGCCCGATGGGAGCACGGTATGATCGTTTAATCGGTGTAACAAGTATCAGAAATACAATGCCCGTGCTATAA
- a CDS encoding 4Fe-4S binding protein: MKTRRIVISTVLLVGGLLSIVQVMPKNPLLIGERLFPYGGWIQVILAMLYGGWLCYKMQDRQERPKWRKRAWLLFSIVFFGQLALGIFADPIFLMTGKLHLPIPAVILAGPLYRFEGLFMPILFISTLLLSGPAWCSQLCYFGAFDAWSARGKLERKRFPYHKQMRYSILFLVMLGAILLRIFGASGRIATAFGIAVGVIGLLVMLLFSRKRRKMVHCSSYCPIGTLVSFLKYLSPFRVRLTTDCCHCMACTNACRYDALHKEEIEKGKIGYTCTYCGDCLSACKHGAIEYHFPGLRPTTAERLWIVVTVVLHTCFLMIARI, from the coding sequence ATGAAAACGAGACGTATTGTTATCAGTACCGTATTATTAGTCGGGGGACTTCTCTCGATCGTTCAAGTCATGCCTAAAAATCCACTATTGATAGGCGAAAGGTTATTTCCGTATGGAGGATGGATACAAGTGATACTTGCCATGCTATACGGTGGTTGGCTCTGCTATAAGATGCAAGATCGGCAAGAACGTCCCAAATGGAGAAAACGAGCGTGGTTGTTATTCTCGATCGTTTTTTTCGGGCAACTTGCTCTAGGGATTTTTGCCGATCCTATTTTCCTTATGACCGGAAAACTGCATTTACCGATCCCTGCGGTAATCTTGGCCGGACCGCTTTATCGCTTCGAGGGATTATTCATGCCCATACTTTTTATCAGCACCTTATTACTATCCGGTCCCGCTTGGTGTAGCCAGCTTTGTTACTTCGGGGCATTTGACGCATGGAGTGCCCGGGGAAAATTGGAACGAAAAAGGTTCCCCTATCACAAGCAAATGCGATACAGCATATTATTTCTGGTTATGTTGGGGGCCATCCTACTCCGAATATTCGGGGCGAGTGGCAGGATAGCCACCGCTTTTGGAATAGCGGTCGGAGTTATCGGCCTACTTGTCATGCTATTGTTTTCCAGAAAGAGACGGAAGATGGTGCATTGCAGTAGTTATTGTCCGATCGGGACTTTAGTGTCTTTCCTCAAATACCTCTCTCCTTTCCGGGTACGACTGACCACGGATTGTTGCCATTGCATGGCTTGCACAAACGCTTGCCGTTATGATGCCCTACATAAAGAAGAGATCGAGAAGGGAAAGATCGGCTATACCTGTACCTATTGCGGAGATTGCCTCTCCGCTTGCAAGCACGGGGCTATAGAATATCATTTCCCGGGATTGCGCCCGACTACTGCCGAGCGCCTATGGATCGTCGTAACGGTCGTATTACATACTTGCTTCTTGATGATCGCACGAATCTGA
- the guaD gene encoding guanine deaminase, which yields MTMMKNLYRGEVLYLIASPLDHVEAYRYFEDGGLAVVDGKIVEAGPFEAMRSRYPDFPVTDYSGKLITPGFIDSHIHFSQSEIQGMYGKQLLDWLDEYTFPAEEAFSSMEYAQDIARFFVKELVKNGTTTCAAYATVHPASVTALFSVATEYNMCILAGKVMMNRNAPDYLMDTTHQGELDCRSLIEDWDGKGRNHYVITPRFAITSTPDQLKSAGRLHAEYPSTYIQTHLSENLGEIESVLSLCPGHADYLEVYERAGLLTDRSIFGHCVHLTDREYKRLGETGGIIAHCPTSNLFLGSGLFDMREANRYGVRTTLATDVGAGTSFSMWRTMGEAYKVQQLNGYPMTALEAIYKCTLGSARALSLDDRIGSFLPGREADFIVVDYAATSVQKLRMEYLRSRDKWTIENKLFGLQTLGDDRNTVCTYIMGKQVYGSDSCDHQEASM from the coding sequence TTGACCATGATGAAGAACTTATATAGGGGAGAAGTGCTCTATTTGATCGCTTCCCCGCTGGATCATGTGGAGGCTTACCGCTATTTTGAGGATGGGGGACTGGCTGTTGTTGATGGAAAGATTGTAGAGGCGGGGCCGTTCGAGGCGATGCGTTCCCGTTACCCGGATTTCCCGGTGACAGACTATTCCGGTAAATTGATTACACCCGGCTTTATTGATTCCCATATCCATTTCTCCCAGTCGGAGATACAGGGAATGTATGGCAAGCAACTTCTGGATTGGCTGGACGAATATACGTTTCCCGCCGAGGAAGCTTTCTCTTCCATGGAATATGCACAAGATATCGCTCGCTTTTTCGTGAAGGAACTGGTAAAGAACGGAACTACGACTTGTGCCGCTTATGCCACGGTTCATCCTGCTTCCGTAACCGCATTATTTTCCGTGGCTACGGAGTATAATATGTGTATCTTGGCTGGAAAGGTGATGATGAACCGGAACGCTCCGGATTATCTGATGGATACCACGCATCAGGGTGAGTTGGACTGCCGTAGCTTAATCGAGGATTGGGACGGGAAAGGACGGAATCACTATGTGATCACGCCCCGTTTCGCCATAACCAGTACGCCGGATCAATTAAAGTCTGCCGGTCGTTTACATGCCGAATATCCCAGTACCTATATACAGACACATCTTTCGGAAAATCTGGGAGAGATTGAATCTGTCTTATCGCTCTGTCCCGGTCATGCGGATTATCTGGAGGTCTATGAGCGTGCCGGATTGTTGACCGATCGTTCGATATTCGGGCATTGTGTCCATCTAACCGATCGGGAATATAAGCGGTTGGGAGAAACGGGAGGCATTATCGCCCATTGCCCGACCTCGAACCTTTTCCTTGGAAGCGGATTATTCGATATGAGGGAAGCGAACCGTTACGGCGTACGTACTACCTTGGCGACAGATGTCGGTGCGGGTACATCTTTCTCTATGTGGCGTACGATGGGAGAGGCCTATAAGGTACAACAGTTGAACGGTTATCCGATGACAGCATTGGAGGCTATCTATAAATGTACGCTAGGCTCTGCACGGGCCTTATCGTTGGACGACCGAATCGGAAGTTTCCTCCCTGGCCGTGAAGCGGATTTCATAGTCGTGGATTATGCCGCTACCTCTGTCCAGAAATTGCGTATGGAGTATCTTCGTTCGAGAGATAAATGGACGATCGAGAATAAGCTGTTTGGCCTGCAAACCCTCGGCGATGACCGGAATACGGTATGTACTTATATAATGGGCAAGCAAGTATACGGCTCAGATTCGTGCGATCATCAAGAAGCAAGTATGTAA
- a CDS encoding cation diffusion facilitator family transporter, producing MEEAPKARKKEIMRVTLLGSFANFVLLVFKFVAGIWGHSSAMIADAVHSLSDFVTDIIVLLFVNISSKPKDESHDYGHGKYETLATSIVGIVLLCVGFGLFWEGANKIYDFYFKGIPLESPGMIALVAALISIVIKELLYHITVWVGRKQNSQVVIANAWHHRSDAFSSIGTALGIGGAILLGDNWRVLDPLAAVIVSLFIVKVALQLVIPAINDLLEKSLPKEVEDEILAIISEIPEVKSPHNLRTRRIGNNFAIEAHIRVDGQITVTRAHDLTKEIEQNLRDKFGQATHIALHVEPIK from the coding sequence ATGGAGGAGGCACCAAAGGCGAGGAAAAAAGAGATTATGCGAGTGACACTTTTAGGGTCATTCGCTAATTTTGTTTTATTGGTATTCAAGTTCGTGGCGGGTATCTGGGGGCATAGTAGCGCTATGATCGCCGATGCGGTACATTCGTTATCTGATTTCGTAACGGATATAATCGTACTTCTTTTTGTCAATATATCTTCCAAGCCAAAGGACGAGAGCCATGATTACGGGCATGGTAAATACGAGACTTTGGCGACTTCAATTGTTGGTATCGTCTTGCTTTGTGTAGGTTTTGGCCTTTTCTGGGAGGGAGCGAACAAGATTTATGACTTTTATTTCAAGGGGATTCCGTTGGAAAGTCCGGGAATGATCGCTTTAGTTGCCGCTCTTATCTCCATTGTGATCAAGGAATTACTGTATCATATTACGGTTTGGGTAGGAAGGAAGCAGAATAGTCAAGTCGTTATCGCTAACGCTTGGCATCATCGCTCGGATGCCTTTTCCTCGATCGGTACGGCTTTAGGTATCGGAGGGGCGATTTTGTTGGGGGATAATTGGCGTGTGCTGGACCCGTTGGCGGCTGTGATTGTCAGTTTATTTATCGTAAAAGTAGCCTTACAACTAGTGATCCCGGCGATTAATGACTTATTGGAGAAATCTTTGCCGAAGGAGGTGGAGGATGAGATCTTGGCGATCATTAGTGAGATTCCCGAGGTAAAGAGCCCGCATAATCTACGTACCCGCCGCATCGGTAATAATTTTGCTATCGAGGCGCATATACGGGTGGACGGACAGATAACCGTGACTCGTGCCCATGACTTGACGAAAGAGATCGAACAGAATCTGCGTGATAAGTTCGGTCAGGCTACGCACATCGCTTTGCACGTGGAACCAATTAAATAA
- a CDS encoding serine dehydratase subunit alpha family protein produces MDTIIKTQIIDLIHREVIPAIGCTEPIAVALAAAKAAEVLGRKPEKIEVYLSANILKNAMGVGIPGTGMVGLPIAIALGSIIGKSAYGLEVLKDLTSEGLKEGKEMVCKKCIGIDLKENVDKLYIEIISSAGNDRSRVIICHEHTHIIYVEKNGEVLTDLRTANASGEEVCENKDLRLSFSMVYEFAMEMPLDEIRFILETAELNKKAAQASMKGNYGHTVSKTVSGAFGRKFMGDSAYTHMLIMTSAACDARMDGAMIPVMSNSGSGNQGIAATLPVLSFAEDIQCSEEQLIRALMLSHLMVIYIKQSLGRLSALCGCVVAATGASCAITYLMGGNKARISYAIKNMIGNITGMICDGAKPSCAMKVSSGVSTAMLSALMAMEDKVVTSVEGIIDEDVDKSIANLTAIGSKGMEATDRLVLDIMTGKSC; encoded by the coding sequence ATGGATACTATCATAAAAACTCAAATTATAGATTTGATTCACAGGGAGGTAATCCCTGCTATCGGATGTACGGAACCTATTGCCGTGGCTTTGGCGGCCGCAAAAGCGGCAGAAGTGCTGGGGCGTAAGCCAGAGAAGATAGAGGTTTATCTGAGCGCCAATATCCTGAAGAATGCCATGGGAGTAGGAATCCCGGGGACTGGCATGGTGGGGTTGCCTATCGCTATCGCCTTGGGATCGATCATCGGTAAGTCCGCTTATGGGCTAGAGGTGCTGAAAGACTTGACTTCGGAGGGATTGAAAGAAGGTAAGGAAATGGTCTGCAAGAAATGTATCGGTATAGACCTGAAAGAGAATGTAGATAAACTTTATATCGAAATTATAAGTTCAGCAGGGAACGATCGTTCAAGGGTGATCATTTGCCATGAGCATACCCATATAATATATGTAGAGAAAAACGGGGAGGTATTGACTGATTTACGTACGGCAAACGCTTCTGGCGAGGAAGTATGTGAGAATAAGGATTTACGTCTTTCCTTCTCTATGGTCTATGAGTTTGCCATGGAAATGCCATTGGATGAGATTCGTTTTATTTTAGAAACAGCTGAGTTGAATAAGAAAGCCGCCCAAGCTTCCATGAAAGGCAATTATGGACATACCGTAAGCAAGACGGTCTCGGGTGCTTTCGGCCGTAAGTTCATGGGAGATTCCGCTTATACGCATATGTTGATCATGACTTCCGCCGCTTGCGACGCTCGCATGGATGGCGCTATGATCCCGGTGATGAGTAATTCGGGAAGCGGTAATCAAGGAATCGCCGCTACGCTTCCGGTTCTTTCTTTCGCCGAGGATATCCAATGCTCGGAAGAGCAACTGATCCGTGCGTTGATGTTAAGCCATTTGATGGTGATCTATATCAAGCAAAGTCTGGGACGCTTGTCCGCCCTTTGCGGTTGTGTGGTTGCCGCTACGGGAGCGAGTTGCGCTATCACCTATTTGATGGGAGGAAATAAGGCGCGGATTTCTTATGCGATCAAGAATATGATCGGTAATATTACCGGAATGATCTGTGACGGTGCCAAGCCGAGTTGTGCGATGAAAGTATCTAGTGGCGTATCTACGGCGATGCTTTCCGCTTTGATGGCCATGGAGGATAAGGTGGTGACTTCCGTGGAAGGTATCATCGATGAGGATGTGGATAAATCGATCGCGAACTTGACCGCTATCGGTTCTAAAGGAATGGAGGCGACGGATCGTCTGGTGCTGGACATCATGACCGGTAAATCTTGTTAA